One window of Rhinoraja longicauda isolate Sanriku21f chromosome 9, sRhiLon1.1, whole genome shotgun sequence genomic DNA carries:
- the LOC144596759 gene encoding zinc-binding protein A33-like: protein MDQGQKISWLEDELSCPICQDIFKDPVFPPCQHNFCCACLMSYWKQKGGCDCPVCRETYSNSDLKWNRTLANIVDSFLKEASRSRGQEDMCGQHNEELKLFCKEDEEVLCVVCLHSKKHENHKCLPLDEAAKECKDGLKTSIKTLKCKAEKFLGIRNEIDLTLNHMKSQASRTEKQIRQEFQKLHGFLHSEEETLVNSLRKEERNKVQSLQQKVKRISEEISMLKANIQALESQLSQQDSALFLLNLPETRKRANCTLQDPKPVSAMIDVGRYVGSLQYRVWKKMLNIINTAPVTLDPNTAAPWLHLSEDLTVMGYRLSRLQLPDNPERFDSCVSVLGSEGFASGRHHWDVDVKGLTGWCLGVAKGSARRKGVIKVDPENGFWAIGMMDGCEYYACTSPWRTELSISPQIIRVDLDCKAGTVSFYDVENMSLLYSFTDTFTEKTYPYFCPCLVPDSTNLSAMKICPFKVALQN, encoded by the exons ATGGATCAGGGACAAAAGATATCTTGGTTGGAAGACGAGCTCTCCTGCCCAATATGTCAGGACATCTTCAAGGACCCTGTGTTCCCGCCGTGTCAGCACAACTTCTGCTGCGCTTGTCTGATGAGCTACTGGAAACAAAAGGGAGGCTGTGACTGCCCGGTTTGCCGGGAGACATATTCCAACAGCGACTTAAAATGGAACCGCACGCTGGCCAACATTGTCGACTCTTTCCTGAAGGAAGCGAGCAGGTCTCGGGGGCAGGAGGACATGTGCGGGCAGCACAACGAGGAGCTGAAGCTCTTCTGCAAGGAGGACGAGGAGGTGCTGTGTGTCGTCTGCCTGCACTCGAAGAAGCACGAAAACCACAAGTGCCTTCCTTTGGACGAGGCAGCGAAAGAGTGCAAG GATGGACTGAAGACATCGATCAAAACTCTGAAATGCAAGGCAGAGAAATTCCTTGGGATCAGGAATGAGATTGACCTGACTTTAAACCATATGAAG AGTCAGGCTTCGAGAACTGAAAAACAAATCAGACAGGAGTTTCAGAAACTTCACGGCTTCCTTCACTCCGAGGAGGAGACTCTGGTGAACAGTCTTCGAAAGGAGGAAAGGAACAAGGTTCAGTCATTGCAGCAGAAGGTTAAGAGAATCTCTGAGGAGATTTCCATGCTGAAAGCCAACATTCAGGCTCTTGAGAGCCAACTCAGCCAACAAGATTCTGCACTCTTCCTTCTG AATCTTCCAGAAACTAGAAAAAG AGCCAACTGCACTCTGCAAGATCCTAAGCCAGTCTCCGCGATGATTGATGTGGGACGCTATGTCGGTTCCTTACAGTACCGAGTCTGGAAGAAAATGCTGAACATTATCAACACAG CCCCTGTGACCCTGGATCCAAACACAGCCGCGCCCTGGCTCCACCTGTCCGAGGATCTGACCGTCATGGGCTACCGTCTATCCAGGCTGCAGCTGCCGGATAACCCAGAGAGGTTCGACTCCTGCGTCTCAGTGCTGGGCTCGGAAGGATTCGCCTCGGGGAGGCATCACTGGGACGTGGATGTGAAAGGCCTGACTGGCTGGTGTTTGGGAGTGGCCAAGGGATCTGCCCGAAGGAAAGGAGTCATCAAGGTGGACCCAGAGAACGGCTTCTGGGCCATTGGGATGATGGACGGCTGTGAATACTATGCCTGCACCTCCCCCTGGCGCACGGAGCTCAGCATCAGTCCGCAGATCATCCGCGTCGACCTGGACTGCAAGGCTGGCACGGTGTCCTTTTATGATGTTGAAAACATGAGCCTTCTTTACAGCTTCACAGACACCTTTACCGAGAAGACCTATCCCTACTTCTGCCCTTGCCTGGTCCCAGACAGCACTAACCTCTCGGCTATGAAAATCTGCCCCTTCAAAGTGGCTTTGCAGAATTAA